In one Culex quinquefasciatus strain JHB chromosome 2, VPISU_Cqui_1.0_pri_paternal, whole genome shotgun sequence genomic region, the following are encoded:
- the LOC6042611 gene encoding protein transport protein Sec31B, which produces MAQQVKHNGVVRSMDFNPYQNKLLASGASESEIYIWDLNNTVASMTPGTKAQPFEDVQGHSRECTRKNGVTNIKLTGDKVVAARLSSRIDFLRLEIYTKSRQIDWGFSFAYRRTHIRTGSAGSLSIFQQPNGPARVHHASEEELRGIQEVHQSPRVVARSSR; this is translated from the exons ATGGCCCAACAGGTCAAACACAACGGAGTGGTGCGCAGTATGGACTTCAATCCGTACCAGAATAAACTGTTGGCCTCGGGAGCGTCGGAGTCGGAAATATACATCTGGGATCTGAACAACACGGTGGCGTCGATGACCCCAGGAACGAAGGCGCAACCGTTTGAGGATGTTCAGG GGCATTCACGAGAGTGCACTCGCAAGAACGGTGTCACCAACATCAAGCTGACTGGGGACAAGGTGGTGGCGGCCCGGCTCAGCAGCCGCATCGACTTCCTGCGGCTCGAAATATACACCAAGAGTCGGCAGATCGACTGGGGATTTTCGTTCGCGTACCGGCGCA cGCACATTCGCACCGGTTCTGCGGGTAGCTTAAGCATATTCCAGCAGCCGAACGGTCCGGCCAGAGTTCATCACGCCTCGGAGGAGGAGCTGCGCGGCATCCAGGAGGTCCACCAGTCACCTCGTGTCGTGGCCCGTTCGAGCCGCTGA